AGATATTCGATTACGTGGATCCCAAAAACCGCGACCGTCAGATTGAAATGGAACAGGCTTGTACCGAGCATCTGAAAGAAATCGGCGGCTATCTGGCACCTGAATTCAAACAAATAGAATTCTCAGCAGGTAACTTTGAATATGAAGCTTCGGTTATCATCCCTGTACGCAATCGTATCCGTACCATCCGCGATGCCATTCATTCGGTATTGAAGCAGAAGACCGACTTTAAGTTCAACCTGATTATCATCGATAACCACTCTACGGACGGAACCACAGAAGCTATTGACGAATTCAAGAACGACGAACGCCTCATCCACATCATCCCCGAACGCAATGACCTGGGTATCGGCGGTTGCTGGAACATGGGGGTGCATCATCCCAAGTGCGGTAAGTTCGCCGTACAACTGGACAGCGACGATGTATACAAGGATGAAAACACACTGACTATCATGGTTCGCGCTTTCTATGAACAGAATTGCGCTATGGTGGTAGGTACTTATATGATGACGGACTTCAATATGAATATGATTGCTCCGGGTATTATCGACCACAAAGAATGGACACCCGAGAACGGACGCAACAACGCACTCCGCATCAACGGTCTGGGCGCTCCGCGTGCTTTCTATACTCCGGTACTGCGTGAAGTGAAAGTTCCGAACACCAGCTATGGTGAAGACTATGCACTGGGATTAAACTTCTCCCGCCAATACCAGATCGGTCGTGTATATGACGTAGTTTACATGTGCCGCCGCTGGGACGACAACTCGGATGCTTCACTGGATATCGTGAAAATGAATGGTCATAATCTGTATAAAGACCGCATCCGTACTTGGGAACTTCAGGCACGTGTAGCAATGAATAAGAAAGGATAACTATGAACCAAACCATAAACAATTTGTTCACCGAGCAACTAGTCTCCTGGGAAACGGCTCGTAACAACTATGCCGCCCTTTCGGGTGTCCAGGTGAAGGAGTTGAATGTAAACGGTATTCCTTATAAGGTACAGTTCAATCCTGCACGTATCGTTTCTTCGGGAGCCAAAGTAGATGCCCAGTCCATCAAGGAACGCAAATGTTTCCTCTGCCCGGCCAATTTACCGCCGGTGCAGAAAGGAATTCCGTTCGAAGGACATTATAATATCCTGGTCAATCCGTTCCCTATCTTTCCCCGTCACCTGACGATACCGGAAGTGGCACACGTGAACCAGCGCATAGCCGTCCGTTTCAAGGATATGCTGGCATTGGCACAAGCGTTGACGGATTACACAATATTCTATAATGGTCCCAAGTGCGGTGCCTCCGCCCCCGATCACGCTCACTTCCAGGCAGGCAACAAAGGTTTCATGCCTATTGAAAAGGACTGGCGCGAACAAGTAGCAGGCAAAGTGGCAGGTTACGGTGAAGCTACCCTCTGGTACTTGAATGACGCTCCCCGTGCAACATTGGTCATTGAAGCAGCCAATAAGAAACATGCTGCCGCCCTGTTCGATATCATTTATCATTCACTGGACATCAAACCGGGAGATGACGAACCGATGATGAATGTATTGGCATGGTACGAAGATGAGAAATGGATCGTATGCGTATTTCCACGTGAGAAGCACCGTCCGGCTTGCTATACAGCCGAAGGAGATGCCAATTTATTGAGCAGTCCTGCATCCGTAGACCTCGGCGGAGTGTTTATCACACCGGTCGAAAAAGACTTTCTCAAGATTACCGCCGAAGACATAGCCCAGATCCTGAGCGAAGTATCGCTTTCTGCCGAAGACTTCCATCAGGTACGTCAGCGCATTAAAGAGAAGATATAATAAAACGGAGTATCCTTATTCTCCTCCGGAGAGGGGAATTAAGATAGTAATTAATAAGATAATATGAAAGAACCCAAAGTACACGTAGGCATATTGTTCGAGCCGCAAATAGAGTTTATCCTGCTGAATCCGTACCGCATCAACGGTATGGAAATCAGTGGCAAGCAGGTTGTGACCTACAACGAAGGCAGGATACTGTGGAACGGACGCCTTTATGACGAGCTTCTATTTGAACCTGTAAACGAAGCTACCGACGCTTTCGAACTGCTTGATGTCACCATCGGCATCAACTTCCACTGGGAGCGTAAAGAAGACCAGCGCTTCCTGGGTTCTCTGAAGATTATTGTGGAGAACAAGAAGCTGACAGGCATCAACGTCATCCACGTAGAAGATTACCTGACCAGCGTAATCTCCAGTGAGATGAGCGCAACGGCTTCGTTAGAGTTGTTGAAGGCACATGCAGTGATTTCACGAAGCTGGCTCCTTGCAATTGACAATTCCTTACGGCATGACAGCGCAGCACCCAATAACGCAGCCAATTGTCAATTGTCAACTGTCAATTGTCAATTGAAGTGGTATGAGCGCGACGCCCATACCCGTTTCGACGTCTGTGCAGACGACCATTGCCAGCGTTATCAAGGCATCACCCGCGCCTCCACCGAAATCGTAAAGCAAGCTATCGCTGCCACCCGCGGACAAGTATTGACGTCTGACGGTAAGATATGTGATGCCCGCTTCTCCAAATGCTGCGGCGGTGCATTCGAAGAATTCCAGTATTGCTGGGAAGATACACCCCATCCGTATCTCCGGAAACAACGCGACTTCCGCATCTTCAATCCCAAAACCTGCGACCTCAGCTTTGAAGCTACCCGACCCGGTGGAGGATTACCCGACCTGACGGATGAACAGGAAGCGGAAACGTGGATTCGTACCTCTCCACCGGCCTTCTGCAACACCACAAATAAGAGAATCCTTTCGCAGGTGCTGAACAATTACGACCAGGAAACCACCGACTTCTACCGCTGGAAAATGGAATACACCCAAGAAGAACTTTCTGCACTGATCCTGAAACGCTCCGGCATCGATTACGGGCAAATCATCGATCTTGTCCCTATCGCCCGTGGAACTTCAGGTCGCCTCTGGAAACTGAAAATCGTAGGAACCAAACGGACGCTCACCATCGGCAAAGAACTGGAAATACGCCGTACGCTGTCCACTTCCCATCTCTACAGTTCCGCATTCATAGTAGGTAAGGAAGACGTCTCTCCCGAAGGTATCCCCGGACGCTTCATCCTCACCGGAGCTGGTTGGGGACACGGCGTAGGTTTGTGCCAGATCGGCGCCGCCGTCATGGGCGAGGAAGGATATAAGTATGACGCAATACTGCTGCACTATTACATAGGCGCAAGTATCGAGAAGCTATATGACTAATTCAACAAAACAATAAACAATATCATGAACAGTACAAAAAGAATATCACCGTGGGCATGGGTACCTACCTTATACTTTGCACAAGGCATCCCCTACTTCATAGTCAACAACATCTCGGTACTGATGTTTGCCAAGATGGGTGTTCCCAATGGAGAGATGGCTTTGTTTACGAGTTTGCTGTATCTACCCTGGACCATCAAGCCCTTCTGGAGCCCGTTCATCGACATCATCAAGACCAAACGATGGTGGATCATCTCTATGCAAATCCTGATGTCGATAGCATTCATCCTGTTGACACTGTCTATTCCGAAACCGGATGAAGCAACGATAGCTGCCGGAACAACTCCCATCAGCATGTTCACCATCACACTGGTTCTCTTCATCATTACAGCATTTGCTTCGGCTACACATGATATTGCCGCCGATGGCTTCTACATGCTGGCATTAAGACAGAGCGACCAGGCTGCATTTGTCGGTATCCGAAGCACCTTCTACCGCCTTGCATCCATCTTCGGACAAGGAGTACTCGTAGCCATAGCCGGTGCCATCGAGCTGAGATACAAAGACATTCCACTGTCATGGACCATCACAATGCTGGTTACAGCCGTCATGTTCAGTTTGGTAACTTTCTATCACCTCTTTGCAATACCCAAGCCTACCTCTGACAAGTCTGTGCTGACACCGGGAACAGCCAGTGCAAAAGCCATATTCCAAGAGTTCGGGCGCACATTTGCCACTTACTTCACCAAACCCGGCGTATGGCTGGCCATCGCATTCATGCTGCTTTATCGCCTGCCCGAAGCATTCCTCATCAAGATGTGTATGCCTTTCCTGGTAGCTTCTAAAGAGGCAGGAGGTCTGGAACTTTCCACGGCAGAAGTAGGTATTGTGTATGGCACTATCGGAGTGATATTCCTCACCGTAGGCGGTATCCTGGGCGGATTGTTTGCATCGCGTATCGGACTGAAGAAATCCATTTGGTGGATGGCGGGATGCATGACACTCCCCTGTCTGACCTTCGTCTATCTCGCCATCGGCCAACCCGATAATCTGTTTGCCATCTCCACGGCCATTGCCATCGAGCAGTTCGGCTACGGATTCGGATTCACGGCCTATATGCTTTATATGATGTACTTCTCCGAAGGAGAGTTCAAGACGTCGCACTATGCCATCTGTACCGCCTTCATGGCACTGAGCATGATGATTCCGGGCATGTTTGCAGGTTACCTTCAGGAAGCAGTCGGCTATGTCAACTTCTTCTGGATCGTAATACTCTGCTGTGCCGCCACTATTGTGGTCACGGTGTTTGCCGACAGGAAGATTGACCCGACATACGGGAAGAAGTGATAAGTGATAAAGTGATAAAAAAGAACGATTCATTATGAAAAAGTATATTCTCCTCTGTGTCCTCTGCTTCCTCTGTGGTGCATCGCAGGCACAAAAGATTCGGATAAAGACAGGTATCGAAGTCCTGAAAGATCAGAACTTCAAGTGCTTGGAAGGCAAACGTGTAGGTCTGATTACCAACCCCACCGGAGTGGATAATCAGATGAAATCCACCATTGACATTCTGCATGAAGCACCGAACGTAAATTTGGTTGCCCTCTTTGGTCCGGAGCACGGGGTTCGTGGCGACGTACATGCCGGCGACCACGTGACGGACATCAAAGATGCCACCACCGGATTGCCCGTATATTCCCTTTACGGCAAAACCCGCAAGGCTACACCGGAGATGTTGAAAGACATTGACGTATTGGTCTACGATATCCAGGATATCGGTTGCCGCTCATTCACCTATATCAGTACAATGGGACTGGCTATGGAAGCAGCAGCCGAAAACGGTAAAGAATTTATCGTATTGGATCGCCCCAACCCGGTAGGTGGACTCAAGATAGAAGGCAATCTGGTAGAAGATGATTGCATTTCTTTTGTCAGTCAGTTCAAGATTCCGTACCTTTACGGGCTGACTTGCGGTGAGCTGGCATTGATGCTGAACGGAGAAAAGATGATGGCAGCACAATGCAACCTGCACGTTGTGAAGATGAAAGGTTGGAAACGCAAGATGGACTATGTACAAACGGGGTTACAATGGGTACCCTCTTCTCCGCATATCCCCCATCCGCACTCGGCTATATTCTATCCAGTAAGCGGTATTCTGGGGGAACTGGGATACATGTCCATCGGAGTAGGCTATACGATACCCTTCCAGATGTTCGCCGCACAGTGGGTAGAAGCAGAAAAACTGGCGGGAAACCTGAACGCATTGAATGTGCCGGGTGTCGTATTCAGGCCGATGTATCTGAAACCCTTCTACTCCGTGGGTAAGGGTGAATTGCTGCAAGGCGTACAGGTACACATCATGGATGTGCAAAAAGCCCCGCTGAGCGACATCCAGTTCCTGATAATGCAGGAGATCGCAGCGCTCTATCCTGACCGTGCTGTATTTGAGCATGCCGACAAAGGACGTTTCCGTATGTTCGATATGGTAAGCGGCTCGGAAGAGATACGCAAGCGGTTCTCACAACGCAACCGCTGGGAAGATGTTCGCGACTATTGGTATAAGGATGCTGAAGACTTCCGACGGTTGTCGAAGAAGTACTACTTATACAAATAATAGGACAAAAGAAATTAATCTCAAAAAAGGGTAGGACTGAATGCCATTCAACCGTTACTTGAATAGAGTTCAGTCGTTACCTTAATAGGGTTCAGTCGTTACTTCATTTAGCCCCTTTCCACAACATATTCTGGCAGGGGGGACAAAGGAAGTTTAATTAATATACAATATGGCAAAGAGTAACTATATGGCCTTTCTGCACGATGCCTCCCAGGTCATCCCGCAGGAGAGGATATACACCGACGAACTGCGCCGGTTAGCATGGGGAACAGATGCAGGTTTCTACCGCCTTATCCCACAAATCGTGATTCGTTCCAGCAGCGAAGAGGAGATCTCCGAACTGTTGAGACTTGCCGACCGTTATGGTCTGCCAGTGACGTTTCGTGCCGCAGGAACCAGCTTGTCGGGACAAGCCATTAGTGACTCTATCCTGATAGTAGCCGGAAAACATTGGGAGAAGTACAGCATTTCTCCCGATCATGAACAGATTACCTTGCAACCGGGCATCATCGGTCAGCGGGTTAACGAGATTCTCGCACCCTACGGACGTAAGTTTGCTCCGGACCCGGCAAGTGTGAAATCGGCCATGGTAGGCGGCATCGTCATGAACAACGCCTCGGGCATGAATTGCGGCACACATGCCAATAGTGACAAGGTACTTCTCTCCGCCCGCATCGTATTGGCGGACGGCACC
This window of the Bacteroides intestinalis DSM 17393 genome carries:
- a CDS encoding SpoIID/LytB domain-containing protein yields the protein MKEPKVHVGILFEPQIEFILLNPYRINGMEISGKQVVTYNEGRILWNGRLYDELLFEPVNEATDAFELLDVTIGINFHWERKEDQRFLGSLKIIVENKKLTGINVIHVEDYLTSVISSEMSATASLELLKAHAVISRSWLLAIDNSLRHDSAAPNNAANCQLSTVNCQLKWYERDAHTRFDVCADDHCQRYQGITRASTEIVKQAIAATRGQVLTSDGKICDARFSKCCGGAFEEFQYCWEDTPHPYLRKQRDFRIFNPKTCDLSFEATRPGGGLPDLTDEQEAETWIRTSPPAFCNTTNKRILSQVLNNYDQETTDFYRWKMEYTQEELSALILKRSGIDYGQIIDLVPIARGTSGRLWKLKIVGTKRTLTIGKELEIRRTLSTSHLYSSAFIVGKEDVSPEGIPGRFILTGAGWGHGVGLCQIGAAVMGEEGYKYDAILLHYYIGASIEKLYD
- a CDS encoding glycosyltransferase family 2 protein, coding for MNKINCFVPFSGAAQAEKTVKGLQETGLVNNIYLLALPDVTENLPGCSTLHMQSIQSSTAMRYIAGHSDAEYTLIYTKYTTLELGLFALERMIHIAEDSGAGMVYADRYQVKEGKQTNAPVIDYQFGSLRDDFDFGSVLLFRTNAFKEAAARMNEDEYKFAGLYDLRLKVSQKASLVHINEYLYSEIEDDTRKSGEKIFDYVDPKNRDRQIEMEQACTEHLKEIGGYLAPEFKQIEFSAGNFEYEASVIIPVRNRIRTIRDAIHSVLKQKTDFKFNLIIIDNHSTDGTTEAIDEFKNDERLIHIIPERNDLGIGGCWNMGVHHPKCGKFAVQLDSDDVYKDENTLTIMVRAFYEQNCAMVVGTYMMTDFNMNMIAPGIIDHKEWTPENGRNNALRINGLGAPRAFYTPVLREVKVPNTSYGEDYALGLNFSRQYQIGRVYDVVYMCRRWDDNSDASLDIVKMNGHNLYKDRIRTWELQARVAMNKKG
- a CDS encoding DUF4922 domain-containing protein — encoded protein: MNQTINNLFTEQLVSWETARNNYAALSGVQVKELNVNGIPYKVQFNPARIVSSGAKVDAQSIKERKCFLCPANLPPVQKGIPFEGHYNILVNPFPIFPRHLTIPEVAHVNQRIAVRFKDMLALAQALTDYTIFYNGPKCGASAPDHAHFQAGNKGFMPIEKDWREQVAGKVAGYGEATLWYLNDAPRATLVIEAANKKHAAALFDIIYHSLDIKPGDDEPMMNVLAWYEDEKWIVCVFPREKHRPACYTAEGDANLLSSPASVDLGGVFITPVEKDFLKITAEDIAQILSEVSLSAEDFHQVRQRIKEKI
- a CDS encoding MFS transporter, with product MNSTKRISPWAWVPTLYFAQGIPYFIVNNISVLMFAKMGVPNGEMALFTSLLYLPWTIKPFWSPFIDIIKTKRWWIISMQILMSIAFILLTLSIPKPDEATIAAGTTPISMFTITLVLFIITAFASATHDIAADGFYMLALRQSDQAAFVGIRSTFYRLASIFGQGVLVAIAGAIELRYKDIPLSWTITMLVTAVMFSLVTFYHLFAIPKPTSDKSVLTPGTASAKAIFQEFGRTFATYFTKPGVWLAIAFMLLYRLPEAFLIKMCMPFLVASKEAGGLELSTAEVGIVYGTIGVIFLTVGGILGGLFASRIGLKKSIWWMAGCMTLPCLTFVYLAIGQPDNLFAISTAIAIEQFGYGFGFTAYMLYMMYFSEGEFKTSHYAICTAFMALSMMIPGMFAGYLQEAVGYVNFFWIVILCCAATIVVTVFADRKIDPTYGKK
- a CDS encoding exo-beta-N-acetylmuramidase NamZ family protein; its protein translation is MKKYILLCVLCFLCGASQAQKIRIKTGIEVLKDQNFKCLEGKRVGLITNPTGVDNQMKSTIDILHEAPNVNLVALFGPEHGVRGDVHAGDHVTDIKDATTGLPVYSLYGKTRKATPEMLKDIDVLVYDIQDIGCRSFTYISTMGLAMEAAAENGKEFIVLDRPNPVGGLKIEGNLVEDDCISFVSQFKIPYLYGLTCGELALMLNGEKMMAAQCNLHVVKMKGWKRKMDYVQTGLQWVPSSPHIPHPHSAIFYPVSGILGELGYMSIGVGYTIPFQMFAAQWVEAEKLAGNLNALNVPGVVFRPMYLKPFYSVGKGELLQGVQVHIMDVQKAPLSDIQFLIMQEIAALYPDRAVFEHADKGRFRMFDMVSGSEEIRKRFSQRNRWEDVRDYWYKDAEDFRRLSKKYYLYK